A single genomic interval of Leptospira dzoumogneensis harbors:
- a CDS encoding Lsa16 family lipoprotein adhesin, protein MKKLALNITILGIAALALGACSNTAQIVGNINCPTLEKDKLDPKVGILSDDQSNPVPVEFLPVGTVVKVYDYRNHYYIAKKLVRIKTEKNEGWVDPVCLVVAQNPDDSVFKWGYRSDYKPFLDREDRDRYNHKNDPNAGPDSKGRSADGFEYDIYKNLPKDKVPLADLAPELKK, encoded by the coding sequence ATGAAAAAATTAGCATTAAATATTACGATCCTCGGAATTGCAGCTCTCGCATTGGGAGCATGCTCCAACACTGCTCAAATCGTGGGGAATATCAACTGCCCTACATTAGAAAAAGATAAGTTGGATCCTAAAGTTGGAATTCTTTCCGATGACCAATCAAATCCTGTTCCTGTGGAATTCCTTCCTGTCGGAACTGTAGTAAAGGTTTATGATTACAGAAACCATTACTATATCGCGAAAAAATTGGTACGTATCAAAACCGAGAAAAACGAAGGTTGGGTAGATCCAGTTTGTTTGGTAGTCGCTCAGAATCCTGACGATTCCGTTTTCAAATGGGGATATCGTTCCGATTATAAACCTTTCTTGGACAGAGAAGATAGAGATAGATATAATCATAAAAACGATCCTAATGCAGGACCTGATTCAAAAGGAAGATCTGCAGACGGATTCGAGTATGATATTTATAAGAACCTTCCAAAAGACAAGGTTCCTCTTGCCGATCTGGCACCTGAGCTGAAAAAGTAA
- a CDS encoding Lp29 family lipoprotein encodes MIKYKKKLILVITLFGILGCNAHYFVKYPDESITVPVALKKNVKIAYVGFVPFRSFVSGVSGRTTTYTAVLDKSKRLSLSETIAKPAHALKSNGIRNDVPKEKVQKFISDYLTIVKKSGTEELIHIVEPVKDGKKTEDGKDSYTAYLRNLDVDYIVVGALSPAFEDMNFALAFPHLFSTLFSMVTLGIFPSFQWGNAAIDVKVYDKNLNQVWQKEYDASYTVLRALWISSYPKECSERLSCMVKQREAVPGFVYRDLLPQVESDVSNFVTSN; translated from the coding sequence ATGATCAAATATAAGAAAAAATTGATATTGGTGATTACCCTATTTGGGATATTGGGATGCAACGCTCATTATTTCGTAAAATATCCCGATGAGAGCATAACTGTTCCGGTAGCTTTAAAGAAAAACGTTAAAATCGCTTATGTAGGTTTTGTTCCGTTTCGTTCTTTCGTTTCGGGAGTTTCCGGAAGGACAACCACGTATACGGCGGTTCTAGATAAGAGTAAACGTCTCTCCTTATCTGAAACGATCGCTAAACCAGCTCATGCTTTAAAAAGTAACGGGATACGTAATGACGTTCCTAAAGAGAAAGTGCAAAAATTCATTTCCGATTACCTTACTATAGTCAAAAAATCGGGTACTGAGGAATTAATTCATATAGTCGAACCGGTGAAGGACGGCAAAAAGACCGAAGACGGTAAAGATTCTTACACTGCTTATCTTAGAAATTTAGACGTAGATTATATAGTTGTAGGCGCTTTAAGTCCCGCATTTGAGGACATGAACTTTGCCTTAGCTTTTCCTCATTTGTTTAGCACTCTCTTCTCTATGGTGACCTTGGGTATATTCCCTTCATTTCAATGGGGGAATGCCGCTATAGATGTCAAGGTATATGATAAGAATTTAAATCAGGTTTGGCAAAAGGAATACGATGCATCCTATACAGTATTACGCGCTTTATGGATATCTTCTTATCCTAAAGAATGTTCGGAAAGGTTAAGTTGTATGGTGAAACAAAGAGAAGCTGTTCCTGGGTTCGTATATAGGGATCTGCTCCCACAAGTGGAATCCGACGTTTCCAATTTTGTAACTTCAAATTAA
- a CDS encoding c-type cytochrome, translated as MISLQRIFALSLAGLILWNCESKTPPMEYMPDMADSPAREAQEADSNFPNNTSLRLPPVGAVPQGYFPYEYAGWTQSLDALPNKGLANPIKGDLATLQKGEIKYQTYCSPCHGVRGQGNGTVVGPAPRLNMAQSDGSPMAALTSATARAYSDGQIYHIITEGKGAMKSYASQVPSDDRWKIILYVRKLQEYDNRTAGK; from the coding sequence ATGATTTCACTGCAAAGAATTTTTGCTCTTTCTCTCGCAGGTTTGATACTTTGGAACTGCGAGTCTAAGACTCCTCCTATGGAGTATATGCCGGATATGGCTGACTCTCCAGCAAGAGAAGCACAGGAAGCGGACTCTAATTTTCCGAATAATACTTCCTTACGCCTTCCTCCAGTAGGAGCAGTTCCTCAGGGATATTTCCCTTACGAGTATGCCGGTTGGACTCAAAGCTTGGATGCTCTCCCAAACAAGGGACTTGCGAATCCTATTAAAGGAGATCTGGCTACTCTTCAAAAAGGGGAGATCAAATACCAAACGTATTGTAGTCCTTGTCACGGCGTTAGAGGACAAGGAAACGGTACCGTAGTAGGTCCTGCTCCACGTTTGAATATGGCTCAATCTGACGGAAGCCCGATGGCTGCATTAACATCTGCAACCGCTAGAGCTTATTCCGACGGACAGATCTATCATATCATCACCGAAGGAAAAGGAGCTATGAAAAGTTACGCTTCTCAAGTTCCTTCCGATGATCGTTGGAAAATCATATTATATGTTCGTAAATTACAAGAATACGACAACAGAACGGCTGGTAAATAA
- a CDS encoding DUF3341 domain-containing protein: MYTPKKEQFHTFEETEHGVFGLFDTPAQIIDAAQKTKEKGYTNFDCFTPYPVHGLDDAMGLPRSGLPWVTFFMGIFGCTVGFGMQYLTHKYDWPINISGKSFNAWFAYIPITFEFTVFMAGLSTAAALFFLAKLPRTGRKVLHPDITTDKFALWIPSNSANYSEGSVTDFIKGLGSKHVETVK, from the coding sequence ATGTATACTCCTAAGAAAGAACAGTTTCATACTTTCGAAGAAACAGAGCATGGAGTTTTCGGATTATTCGATACTCCTGCTCAGATCATAGACGCGGCTCAAAAAACAAAGGAGAAGGGTTACACCAACTTCGATTGTTTTACTCCGTATCCTGTTCACGGATTGGATGATGCAATGGGCCTTCCTCGTTCCGGACTTCCTTGGGTAACCTTCTTCATGGGAATTTTTGGATGCACTGTCGGCTTTGGTATGCAGTATTTAACTCATAAATACGATTGGCCGATCAATATCTCCGGAAAAAGTTTCAACGCTTGGTTTGCGTATATTCCGATCACATTCGAGTTTACAGTGTTCATGGCTGGACTTTCCACAGCTGCAGCTTTGTTCTTCCTGGCTAAACTTCCAAGAACCGGTCGTAAGGTTTTACATCCGGACATCACTACCGACAAATTTGCACTTTGGATCCCTTCCAACTCTGCGAATTATTCAGAAGGTTCAGTGACCGACTTTATCAAAGGCCTCGGCTCTAAACATGTCGAGACGGTGAAATAG
- the nrfD gene encoding NrfD/PsrC family molybdoenzyme membrane anchor subunit — MPNAIKEALDIQPLVTGGKSVRDVTEDILKPVEAFPTSLWWKAFILALTITVIDLGIIGYLVYEGLYILGINNPVGWGFFIVNFVFWIGIGHAGTLISAVLYLFRQEWRTGINRAAEAMTIFAVLTAASTLIIHIGRPWMGFWLFPYPNERGPLWVNFRSPLIWDTFAVSTYLSISLVFWYIGLIPDIAAVRDRATTPLRRKVYDILSFGWVGSNKAWSHLETVAMILAALSTPLVLSVHTIVSFDFAVSIVPGWHTTIFPPYFVAGAIFSGFAMVVTLMVIAREVFQLKDYITMKHLENMNKVIMVTGLIVGLAYSTEFFMAWYSGNEYEGFTFVNRAFGPYGWAYFIMFSCNVFAPQVFWSKKLRNSIPVMFIVSIIVNIGMWFERFVIVMTLHADFLPSSWDKYIPTVYDFMMLLGTFGIFFTMFLLFCRLLPVIAIAEVKTVMPHKDGGHH, encoded by the coding sequence ATACCTAACGCAATCAAAGAAGCCCTGGATATCCAACCCTTAGTCACCGGCGGCAAGTCCGTCCGTGACGTTACCGAGGATATCCTCAAGCCGGTCGAAGCTTTCCCCACTTCTCTGTGGTGGAAGGCTTTCATTCTGGCTCTTACCATTACCGTAATCGATTTAGGTATCATCGGATACTTGGTATACGAAGGTCTTTATATCCTTGGGATCAACAATCCTGTTGGTTGGGGATTTTTCATCGTAAACTTCGTATTCTGGATCGGTATCGGTCACGCTGGAACTCTGATCTCCGCGGTTCTTTATCTGTTCCGCCAAGAGTGGAGAACCGGTATTAACCGTGCTGCAGAAGCGATGACCATCTTCGCGGTATTAACTGCTGCATCCACTTTGATCATCCACATCGGACGTCCTTGGATGGGATTCTGGTTATTTCCTTATCCGAACGAAAGAGGACCTCTTTGGGTGAACTTCAGATCTCCTCTGATCTGGGATACTTTCGCGGTTTCCACTTACTTGAGTATCTCTCTTGTTTTCTGGTATATCGGTTTGATCCCTGATATCGCAGCTGTGAGAGACAGGGCGACTACACCTCTTCGTAGAAAAGTTTACGATATTCTTTCCTTTGGATGGGTTGGATCCAACAAAGCATGGTCTCACTTAGAGACTGTTGCGATGATCCTCGCTGCATTGTCTACACCTCTGGTTCTTTCGGTGCATACGATCGTATCCTTCGACTTCGCGGTTTCCATCGTTCCTGGATGGCACACTACGATCTTCCCTCCTTACTTCGTTGCCGGTGCGATCTTCTCCGGATTTGCGATGGTGGTTACTCTGATGGTAATCGCAAGGGAAGTCTTCCAACTGAAAGATTATATCACCATGAAACACTTGGAAAACATGAACAAAGTGATCATGGTTACAGGTTTGATCGTTGGTCTTGCTTACTCCACTGAGTTCTTCATGGCTTGGTATTCAGGAAACGAATACGAAGGATTTACCTTCGTAAACAGAGCATTCGGTCCTTACGGATGGGCATACTTCATCATGTTCAGCTGTAACGTGTTTGCTCCTCAGGTATTCTGGTCTAAAAAACTTAGAAACAGCATCCCTGTGATGTTCATCGTTTCCATCATCGTAAACATAGGTATGTGGTTCGAACGTTTCGTGATCGTAATGACATTACACGCGGACTTCTTACCTTCCAGCTGGGATAAATACATTCCAACGGTTTACGATTTCATGATGTTACTCGGAACCTTCGGTATCTTCTTCACTATGTTCCTTCTCTTCTGTAGATTACTTCCTGTAATCGCGATTGCGGAAGTGAAAACAGTAATGCCTCATAAAGATGGAGGTCATCATTAA